TGGAGGTCTTACTGCCTCCCTACTTGCACCCTCGCTGATCTTGGTGCCTTCTCAGCAAGAACAATCCCCATCTCCTCCCTCAAAATGAGGTAGCAACCATAACAACCACactaacaataataaatacatagtggggagggggggttgtgCATGGCAGGCACTTttctaagcatttaaaatattttacttcatttaatcatAACAAAAAACAGTATGTGGTGATTCTTATTATTATCTCAACTTGGAGAAGCTGACACACATATTAAATAACCAAATTTGTATCTATTCTatcttaattctatttttgtgacaagtctttttctttttctttctttctttttctttctttctttctttccttccttcctttcctttcgtccttttctttttccttttccttttcctttcctttcttttttttcatcccaACCCTTCTTCAggtctttgcttttttatttttaaaaacattaaaacatttgctttttccccctaaaaaaataatcactcaaaaaaaaagaaagaaaaataaagtaaagtaaagaaaaagaataaaagctttgCCATTCCCATTAGTTGACTCTGAAAGTAGATTCAGGAGCTTATTTGGGAAGTCAAAAATTAAAcatccactctttctctctctttgcatcTCAGCATCCCAGCCTAAGCAAGGCAAAAGATGATTCTGGCTGCACAGGAAGGAAGAGGTCACAGAACAAGTGAGAAAAAAAGTACATGATgatatctgcaaatattttcaaaatagaatctggttaatgagattttaaaacaaggaaaacaaagccaaatGCAGAAGGGACATTGGTACAGTTGGACAGTAAGAGCCGGAAACAGAGACTCAAGTGCCACCAGGATTCTGTCTTCCCAGAACTAACTAGGTGTGGGCCTCCTCCTCTCACTATGGCCTGGCTTCCTCTCCATGATGAGAATCATGGCCTTCCACAGTACCTAAGGATCACATGTCATAACTTTTATCACCAGAAAGAGGCTGACTTTTTACCCCCTATTTCAAGTTTAAAATCAAAATTCTGAGAAAGGATTCTAATTGGCCTGGCTTAGGACAAGTGCCACTCCTGAGCCAATCAACCATAACCTGAACTTCAGCTCAAAGGAGGTCATGGTAGATCCTAAAGAAACATCTTGGTTAGAATTGGAAAGCTCTCATCTTCCCAGGAGGGGAGATGCTGTTCCCAAATGACAGGGAGGAGTACTAGACAGACAAATATCTGCATTGAGGGAATTTATTTGCTGAAGGGAACAATGTGTACAAGTTACTGTAATATGCAGCCAAATTAAGTTCTGTGTGAATTATGTAGGTTAAGGTACATACAATATGTGTGCTTGGTAGGAGGgagtgaaaaacagaaaggtaTATCTCGAATGTACATAATCTATTTAATTTAGTCCAAGCCAgtagtatcattttttaaaatttcttaaatagaaaGGGGAAATCACCCTCAAATTTAGACTCATTTCTCTATAGAATGCAAGTGGAAATCTAAAAGATCCacaggaagggggcacctggatggttcagttgttaagcctctgacttcggctcagatcatgatcttgccgttcgtgagttcaagacctgcatccggctctgtgctgacagctcagagcctggagcctgcttcagattctgtctccctctctctctgcccctcccctgctcatgttctctctctctctctctctctctctctctgtctctcaaaagtaaataaacattaaaaatttttttaattaaaaaaaataaaataagagatccACAGGAAGACAACCCGGAGGCTTGTAGGTATTTAGGAACTTGCCCACCGGGGTTGGTGCCCTATCTCTGACCCCATGAAGTAGGAACACTCAGGACCAACCTGAAGTTACAAACCTATATGCCTCTGTGTTTACAACTGCTTGTCTCTGTCCTGTAGAAGATAGATTCCTGTTGACTAAATATTGGGGTTAATTATACTCATTGTATCAGATGTGTCTCCCTTTTACCTATCCAGATCCATTCTCCATGCTGATTTAATTGAACAATTCCTATATAATCATCAAAATAAAGATACAACTTATTGAGCCTCAGGAGGCTGACCTAACTCAACAATAGGCATGGGCTGTAACCTTCCAGTTAGGTTTGGCCAATGGGAAACTTCAGCAGGaagtaggagggagggaggagtgtgAGCTAGAATGTTTAATTCCCCATGGCCTACTGTGAGTTCATCTCAGGCTGTTTGTATCCACCAATGGAAGGGCATAGCTGCTCTCCAGGGAGCCCTCTCCATGTGCCTCTTCTGGGATCAAGAGTTCCCTTCTCAGATTCCTAAGACTGGGGTGGGTTGAGGATAGTACCCTCAGTTTCACTAGCAAGGGATACTGCACTGTCCTTTGTTCTGACATCCTGCTCAGAATTTCCCAAGGAGTCTCTTCATTAAATACTCCTGGAATTGTCCTTATTTTAGTGTGCTATATATTTCTTTAGACCCTGATAccgtcattaaaaataaacacttacagGGCACTtcggtgggtcagtcggttaagcatccaatgcttgatttcagctcaggtcttgatctcagggtcatgagttcaggccccaagtgggagccaaataaataaataaatacacttaagacATATTGATGACTATTAAAATACAACTGAATTTAATTATTGACCTCATTCCTTTATCCATATCAGTACAGCAGATAGTGATTGAGCCACTCTACACCAGGCTCTGGGCACATGTACATGTTGTACAATGACAGAGGGATGATGAGGTTAATATTCCCAGGACGTACAGGGAAGATTCCTGGGATACAGGATAAAGAAAGTCTGTCTGAGGCTTTTGCTGTGAATGTGGACTAAATGTCATTAAGAATAtaagctcttggggcgcctgggtggcgcagtcggttaagcgtctgactctttatttcggctcaggtcaccatcttgcagtttctgagtctgagctctgcatcaggctctgctctgacagtgcagagcttgcttgggattctctctctctccctctctctccctctctctctccccttcctccattccctctctctctcaaaatgaataaaagaaacttaaacaaAAGAATATAAGCTCTCAAGTCAGATAAAGTAAGtacatcccagctctgccactgtgtGATTCTGGGCAAGTTACTCATTGTATTTAAACCTCTGCAttaccatctgtgaaatggagataacagTAGGGGTCACCTCAATGATTTATTGGAAGATTATATAAGGTAATAAATATAGACCTATTACAGTACATGACATGTAGAAAAAGTTCAATAAAAGTAGTTATTATCTGTACTATGATTATTACCTATACAATGTTTACTTGTAGTTAAATTCAGAAATCATACATTAAACATTTTGTATGCCTTTAGCATTGTATTAGACTCTGAGGAGGATAACATATAATCTAGCTTACCGTTTCACTGGCGAGAAAGGCAGAAATGTTTGAGCTATTATCAGGTAGATTAGGATCAGTGGGGACCCAGAGCATTGGGAGTACAGAGAAGaaagggatgatttttttttacctgaggaggggaggaaggctttctggagaagAAAACCACTTGAGCTGGCCTTGAAGCATGAGTGGATATTTCTCAGATGAACAAGATGAGGAAGATGCTCTTCTTTTTAAGAATGTACACAAGCATCCCGTACAAGACAGATGAAGTCCATGAGGCTGGAGGCATCGACATAGAGAGCTGTGATGGAGAATGAAGGGGCTGTAGGTGCTAGACCTTAGACTTTGCTAAGGGAAATATCATGGCCAGATCTGGGTTTTAGAGTGACCCCTCCAGTTGTAGTGTGGTATACATAGATTGGAGGGGGAGATATaagagctggggggtgggggtcagttAGAAAGATGTTGAGACTTTAAAATAAGTCATTAATTGTGGGAGCTGGCACTGGCGAGGAGGATCGTTTCAATATCAAACCTCGGTGGTATTGAGTACACTCTTCAGGTAGTCTGGTAAATGCGTGGCACACACTTTGGTAAGAGTGTGTTGTCTTCTGGTCCTCTGCCAGAGACCCTGACTGGAAACCTAATTAGGACCACTTTTTTCCTTAAATAGAGGCCACTCAGAAGATTAAAGGTTTCCCCATGATCCAGTACTCTTTTGATTAGcctactggggtggggggggggggacgatgTCATTTGAAATTACTCAAGAAATTTCATCTGTATTTTCAGGTCCTACCAAACATTTTCCTGTGGTCATTGTCAATCACATTTTGAAAGATGTGTTAACTAAGTATCTACAAGAAGAACAGTATGAGCCAGAGCTCTGTAGACAGATGACTAAAACAATTTCTGAGGTATATATGTGATTTGCCTGAAGTGTTAACTTTAATTAGAATATTGCTAAAAGGACAACACCCTACTTTTTGATGAAGGCAATTAATTTGCAGTAGCAGTAAAAATGCTTATGTATatcttatgaaaatatttcttaggtTATAttccatgtatgtgtgtgtgtatgtgtgtgtaaaaagCCTTTGCCTTAAAACAACCATTATGTGTAtcatttttgcatgtattttgtttaaaaaatggatacaactgtcccatttattaaaatttttattgtcaaagataccatttttttcaaagatacaatattttaatgatcattttctcttcttcaagatAATTGTTTTGAGTGCCGTCAAATACAGATGCTGCAAcctttaaatacatttctgtttttatcaacTAAAGTGGTTGCCCTCcattaggttttctttaatttcttctttaaaacaaacTCTTTAATAAACATCCATGAATAGTCATATTACAGGAGACTCCAGATGTATGATCCCTTAATTGGACATAAACACGGTGGTAGAACTCTAATGCCAATATTCTTTGAAAGGAAGCCATCTTAACATAGATTTTCAAAGAATGTAATAAATCCTTTAAATCCTGTTCTCTGAATTACAATTTTTCCATGAGACTTAGAAAATGTAGATATATTGCTGGTGCTATAATTTTGTCTCTAAATGTCCTATCTCATGAGAACAGTGCTTGAAGAAAATCATAGTTAAGTTTCCACAACAATTACTGAAAATATCTACAATACATCATGTGACTTTCTTAAATCCACcagatttttgacaaagattaaGACTTCTAAGTTTCAATGTGGCTAAGGGaggacctttttttttgttcttttaatttctagGTTATTAAAGCCCAGGTCAAGGACCTGATGATTCCACGGTATAAGCTAATTGTGATTGTTCACATTGGACAACTGAATAGTCAGAACATTTTTATTGGAAGCAGATGCCTCTGGGATCCTAAAAGTGATACCTTTTCATCTTATGTTTTCAGAAATTCTTCTCTCTTTGCACTTGCAAGTGTCTATGCTGTTTACTTTGAGTGATTGAGAATAAGAAATGtagttcttacttttttaaattacaaaataagctGTATCTTTGTACACAAAAGCTTCCCTGCTcaaaattttgagaaaacaaCAGTAATATTTCAAACAACTGGCATTTTTGGACTTTTTCATGCTCTGCTAAGAACTGAGGGAGGGAAGTGTGGTGCAAGAAAAACTCTTGTTTATCCAAAAGAAGAACTAAGTTTTGGTTCCACTGGATCATTTTTCATAGACAtggattcttttttaatattactttggtACTAATTACTTTAATTACTCTTTAAATAGACAGTTAAAATTTCCtgcattgttttttaatgaagACAAGTCTAAAAAATATGGCTGTATACCCTGACCAATAAACGACAGAAGAATATTCAACATGGTATACACAAATGATAAATGTTAATGTGTCTCAATGCTGCATGTAAAAGAATActggttttcattttgtacttAATAAATTGAGCAGCATTCATTAACTGCAATTATTGTTACATGTACCTGACAGTTGAAACTGCTGAGGTAGAATTAATGATTTCATAACAATTACTGTTGTCCCACAGGGCTGCTCGCTAAAATTGGAAGCTCTTGTGGGTTGCCTGCACTTTACAAAATTGTGGGAGAGCTGAATGTTGGCTCTTCAATAATGGAAACTGTAAAGTGAACAAAGGCTTTTTAGGGCACTGAAGTAGACCTCGTCGTATTAAATATACATGATGTTTAATAGTAAATGTATCTGTAACACTTAAAATCATGTATTGGAAAGAGACACTGCTTTTAAATATACACTGCCTGATGTGCCTTTGAATTGATTTTCCTGGGCTAACAAACTTTTACACAAAATATATAGCTGGTAGCTTAACaaataaaacatgtatatttactattttgttcCTATGAATTTAATGCTAAAGTGACCCAGTGCAGGTTTGAATGGATGGTATTAAAATTTACAGGGCTGAAATAGCTTATTATTCTGCTGGTTAATGTGGCTTGTATCATGGATCATTTATTTTTACGGAGCTTTCAACCCTTTGTGTGCATATGAAATGATGCTGAGGCGTTGTTCCTGGATGGTAAGTGAACTGCCCGGAGGACATTTGTTAAAGGTCAAAGAAAAATTGTACACATGTGGAGAAAATTAGCAACGCTATAGTTCTAAGGAAAAAATGATGTGTAATTCATATCAAAAAgaatttaacagatgagaaaacagttaatgctttatacttttaaaatgtattgatgtcttatttttctcaaaaacaacctgtactaaaaaaaagaaaaaaatgtaacttttgaaatccctttccttctgcttgttcTGGCTTTTAAGGTAACTTTTCATTATGAATTGgtgaattttcattattttttctgttagGGCCTTAGTGGGAATAGGACTATGTAATAATTCACTACAACCAATATTTGCCAACCTCCCTAGGCCAGTTTTGAATATGGATCAGATCATAAGTACAGTAAGTAAATGgactgaatattttcattacacATTTGTGAACATCTCCCCTCTTGGAATGATAGCAGGGGCAATCATACTGCAATTTTGCATGAGTAAATTGGAATGAAGAAAATTCTTTAGGACATAGAAAGTCCATTAcaaaaatggctttattttttttagagttctGAAGTCTCATCCATGAGATAATTTCTTACCATCTGTCCTAGGCTGTGTTAGAAATCAAAACCTTAAAACATGATGgtagttaaaaagcaaaaaaggaagcAGTTTACCCACATACTGCCATGTACTGTAATTCAGACAGTCAGTGATGAATTCTAGCAATTATATGGTAGCATAAGAATATACAGTAAAAACTCGCTAATTGCAACTAACTTGGAGGAATACTGGTTATCATAGAAAGCTTTATGATAGAAAGTTTTGAGGGAGGTATTAGCTAACACCGTGGTGGTAATCATATTGTGAAATATAAACGTATCAGGTcaacacattgtataccttacccttttttttttttttttttttagagagagagacagcacgagccagggagaggggcagagagagagaatcttaagcaggcaccatgctcaaaatggagcctgacatggggctccatcccagaaccctgggatcatggcctgagctgaatcaagaatGGGATGttcagccgactgaaccacccaggcacccctaaaactttattttaaagaaatgacacTGTAAATTTGAGGGAATTGTTTCACTTTGAAACACCCTGAACTTTCCTAGTATTTTGCCTTTCCTATAGGTGTTCTAAAAGTGACATCCTTCTTCCCAGATCTGTACCCCTACCGTGGAGTCTTCACTCCTGCTTTTCCCTACCCAGAATGCCCCGTCCCCCACTTAAAGCAACTCTCTTTACTTTTCAGCATCAGACTTGGGTCTTGGCTTTTCTCTAAATCCTTCTccatccattccttccttcctgttctctctcttcttttatctCTCATAGTTGGACTCCTGATTATTCTCTAGCTAATTTGTGaataatagttttgttttccttactaGACTGAAAACATCTTGAGTCTATGGACCACATATCCTGACAGCACCTATCAATAAAATTGAACACATCTTAACTTTTCAAGCAGGAATCACATGCACTGATTGCACTGTGCCACCTAACCACCAACAACAGAGATAATAGTAACACACAATTCGACTCTAGAGGAACTGGGAAGTGACCACAGAACAGGCTAGAATATGTTTTCATAAGAAAAGTCCAGAATATCTTTATCTGTTTAAGggtatcagggaaggcttcataAAGGAAGTAGCACTTACCTAGATTATGAAGTTGCTAAGTAGAAGTTCAATAGACAGAGGAGTTCAGACTACAGGAAGAAGTCTAGACtggatcaaaacaaaacaaaacaaaaccccacagtATTGATGAAGATAAGTGGTTATAACTAACACTGGAAGGGTCCATGGATAGTAACATTAATGTCTGGGCAAGAAAGCCACACTCAGGCCATGGGTAGTCATCGAAGTCTTTTCATTCAGCTCATGGTATATATGGAGTGATTCTTTAGGAAGACGAATGTGTCAGTAAAGAGCAGGAAGACTACTTAGAAGAAGGGAGAGGTAGTGAGAGGCTGAACAGTGTGAAATGGAAAGGAGAGGACAGTTGTCCGGAACCTTTTAAGAAcaaagggcagaggggcagagggcaaagtCTTCATGACCAGGCAAAGGTTGGAAAGAGGAGTCAGAAGTGGCTCTCAGGCAACACAATAAAACAGCTCTAGCCGTTTGCAGTCTCAGGTCTGAGTCCTGCTGTTCTAGTCACTAGTTAAGTGACCTTGAATAAATGACTAACCTGACTTAAGCCGAAACTTCCCCACCTTAAAGCAAAGCAATAACACCAGTCAGTATCTGCCTCACAGAGTTTGGAGTGAGGCAGGCGGTGGGGAGCTGACAGCCTAAGAGCCGGCCCCAGGAGGCTGAACACTGACTCTAAGGGAAAAGCTTGGAGGTGCAGCCTAAAACGAGCTTGTTTTAGCTTGCTAAAAACGAGCGAAAATACATGTTTGCTAAGTGCTTAACAGATGGGAAGTCCTCAATCAATAGTAAGTCCGATGATTGGAGTTGAAAGTTTGAATCTGGCAACTAAACCGATGGTCCTGtgagcaaaaataaagaagtcagcAAGGAAGAATTTGAGAACTAAAATGCTAACCTtgattttgtacttgttgaatTTAAGTTAATAATGGGACGTTAGGATGGAAAAAGCCTGAGGCAGCTGAAAAAGTGGGACTGGGGCTGAGCTACATCAAGGTGAGAGGTTTAGACTTGGCAGTCATCCAGATTGAAACCTAACATCTTCCTCCTGCTTTATGAAATATTCATTAGCAGCAGCAAGTATAGTGAGTACTAATAGCAAATTACTGAAAATTCAGTTAACTCTGGGAATGTCAGCAGGAAACCCTCCCCCCAGAATCAGCAGGGAAAATTTCCCCCAACACCAAAATTAAAtgatgcctttctttttctacttttaaatctAAATGATCCATCTCTGTTGTCAgacatcataaaaaataaaaggttctcTCAAAAACACATCAGCATATTGAATGGAAGTGTCAGTGCTGTTGTCTGTTGTCATTGTTAATAGGatgactttaaagaaaatataataggaGGCCCTTGCAACAGAGTCCAATAGATTACGCGCTGGGAAATTAAGCGCTACCCAgctcactgattttttaaaactgttgggAATTATCCAGTATAGAGGGTTATTTAAAACACAacagttgaggggtgcctgggtggctcagtcggttaagcgtccgacttcggctcaggtcatgatctcacagttcgtgagttcaagccctgtgtcgggctctgtgctaacagctcagagcctggagcctgcttcacattctgtgtctccctctctctctctgccccttccctgctcatgctgtgtctctctctgtctcaaaaataaataaacattaaattaaaaaaaaaaccaaca
The window above is part of the Prionailurus bengalensis isolate Pbe53 chromosome C1, Fcat_Pben_1.1_paternal_pri, whole genome shotgun sequence genome. Proteins encoded here:
- the DYNLT5 gene encoding dynein light chain Tctex-type 5 — its product is MMMSDIAKDRMAHSVKKRGSMSSLSGREFWQKELHRCTKNSMSTVSYMDEPSQRDDASRLTVQMENTYQLGPTKHFPVVIVNHILKDVLTKYLQEEQYEPELCRQMTKTISEVIKAQVKDLMIPRYKLIVIVHIGQLNSQNIFIGSRCLWDPKSDTFSSYVFRNSSLFALASVYAVYFE